A genomic segment from Pseudomonas sp. M30-35 encodes:
- a CDS encoding ABC transporter permease subunit yields MNKRFSFSNIMLWVGFLFIYLPMLILVIYSFNGSRLVTVWGGWSVKWYVGLLDNTQLISAVMRSLEIACYTAIAAVVLGTMAAFVLTRVTRFKGRTMFGGLVTAPLVMPEVITGLSLLLLFVAMAQILGWPSERGIVTIWIAHTTFCTAYVAVVVSSRLRELDLSIEEAAMDLGARPLKVFFLITIPMIAPSLAAGAMMSFALSLDDLVLASFVSGPGSTTLPMEVFSAVRLGVKPEINAIASLILLSVSLVTLMVWALTRRAENARKKAVQQAIDEGTKSTWKQAPTSAKS; encoded by the coding sequence ATGAATAAGCGCTTTAGTTTCTCCAACATTATGCTTTGGGTCGGCTTCCTGTTTATCTACCTGCCGATGCTTATCTTGGTCATCTACTCGTTCAACGGTTCCCGTCTGGTAACCGTTTGGGGTGGCTGGTCGGTTAAGTGGTACGTCGGTTTGCTTGATAACACGCAGTTGATCAGTGCGGTCATGCGCTCGCTGGAAATCGCCTGCTACACCGCAATTGCTGCGGTGGTGCTGGGTACGATGGCAGCGTTTGTGTTGACTCGTGTGACACGCTTTAAAGGCCGCACCATGTTCGGTGGCTTGGTCACCGCCCCACTGGTAATGCCAGAGGTCATCACCGGTCTGTCGTTGTTGCTGCTGTTTGTGGCGATGGCGCAGATTTTAGGCTGGCCATCGGAGCGTGGCATCGTAACCATCTGGATCGCGCACACCACCTTCTGCACCGCCTATGTGGCTGTGGTTGTGTCGTCGCGCTTGCGTGAACTGGACCTGTCGATCGAGGAAGCGGCGATGGACCTCGGCGCGCGCCCATTGAAGGTGTTCTTCTTGATCACCATTCCAATGATCGCGCCATCGTTGGCAGCCGGTGCAATGATGTCCTTCGCACTGTCGCTGGATGACCTGGTATTGGCGAGCTTCGTTTCCGGGCCGGGTTCTACGACCTTGCCGATGGAAGTGTTCTCGGCGGTACGTCTTGGGGTTAAACCTGAGATCAACGCCATCGCCAGTCTGATCCTGCTCTCGGTATCGCTGGTGACCTTGATGGTCTGGGCGCTGACTCGTCGTGCGGAAAACGCACGCAAGAAAGCAGTTCAACAGGCGATTGACGAGGGAACAAAATCGACTTGGAAGCAAGCTCCGACGAGCGCCAAAAGCTGA
- a CDS encoding PAS domain-containing methyl-accepting chemotaxis protein — protein sequence MFNALRKTDRLEQERATIALAAVSEKLAAISRSMVMIEFRPDGIILDANQNFCEAMGYGAEEIRGKHHRIFCEESYYRSEAYTKLWADLARGEPISDTFMRLDKSGRELWLEASYMPVRDANNQVVSVIKIASDVTQQVHREREGKSIMDALSRSMAVIEFSPDGHILSANENFLKTTHYSLDQVKGQHHRIFCDRSESESMGYKNFWASLNRGEFHSGRFKRVDSRGQRIFLEASYNPIFDAKGRLYKVVKFASDITEQMVGQQSAADAAHATSLQTDTCAQKGSSVVQQTVKVIEDISSDLNNAAKSIDAVNKQSELIGNIVQTIRGIADQTNLLALNAAIEAARAGEHGRGFAVVADEVRSLAARTSKATLEIVEVVRQNHELSLSAVESMRSSLGRTEQGVELANEAGEVILEIQQGSRHVVDAISQFSTTLRLQ from the coding sequence ATGTTTAATGCATTGCGTAAAACAGATCGCTTAGAACAAGAGCGCGCAACGATTGCATTGGCTGCGGTCAGTGAGAAGTTAGCGGCAATCAGTCGTTCAATGGTGATGATTGAATTCCGCCCTGACGGCATCATTCTCGATGCTAATCAGAATTTCTGTGAAGCCATGGGGTATGGCGCGGAGGAGATCCGCGGCAAGCATCACCGAATCTTTTGCGAGGAGTCTTATTATCGCAGCGAGGCGTACACCAAGCTATGGGCCGATCTGGCGCGAGGTGAGCCGATCAGCGACACCTTTATGCGTTTGGATAAGTCAGGGCGCGAACTTTGGCTTGAAGCCAGCTACATGCCGGTTAGAGACGCTAATAATCAAGTTGTGAGCGTGATCAAAATTGCCTCCGATGTTACTCAGCAGGTGCACCGGGAACGTGAAGGCAAAAGCATTATGGATGCGCTGAGCCGTTCGATGGCAGTCATTGAGTTTTCCCCGGATGGGCACATCCTAAGTGCCAATGAAAACTTCCTGAAAACGACGCATTACTCACTTGATCAAGTGAAAGGCCAACACCATCGTATTTTTTGTGACCGCAGTGAAAGCGAGTCGATGGGATACAAGAACTTTTGGGCCTCGCTGAACCGTGGTGAATTTCATTCCGGGCGTTTTAAGCGCGTTGACAGTCGCGGCCAGCGAATCTTTCTTGAAGCCTCTTACAACCCGATCTTTGATGCCAAAGGCCGCTTGTACAAGGTGGTTAAGTTTGCCAGTGATATCACCGAGCAAATGGTTGGCCAGCAAAGCGCTGCAGATGCTGCGCATGCCACCTCATTGCAAACCGATACGTGCGCGCAGAAAGGTTCTTCAGTTGTGCAGCAAACGGTCAAGGTGATTGAAGATATCTCCAGCGACTTGAATAATGCGGCGAAGAGTATTGATGCGGTGAACAAACAGTCTGAGCTGATCGGCAATATTGTTCAGACTATTCGCGGTATTGCCGACCAGACCAACCTGCTTGCACTCAACGCGGCTATCGAGGCGGCCCGGGCAGGCGAACATGGCCGTGGCTTTGCTGTCGTTGCCGATGAAGTTCGAAGTCTCGCTGCGCGTACCAGCAAGGCAACACTTGAGATTGTCGAGGTGGTACGCCAGAACCACGAACTGTCGCTCAGCGCAGTTGAAAGCATGCGTTCGAGTTTGGGCCGAACTGAACAGGGCGTCGAACTGGCCAATGAGGCCGGTGAGGTGATTCTCGAAATCCAGCAAGGTTCACGGCATGTTGTGGATGCTATCAGTCAGTTCAGCACCACGCTGCGGCTGCAGTAA
- a CDS encoding ABC transporter ATP-binding protein gives MGAVAAVRHDIQASVTEPNDLPARLRVNNVSLRYDTPSGGVFTALDNVSLEVPDQQFAVIVGPSGCGKSSLLYLTAGLAEPSDGEIYVGGQRVDGPGADRGMVFQSYTLFPWLTVRQNIEFGLKRKRMPVAERKEVVDFYLNEVGLTSFADNYPKQLSGGMMQRVAIARALANDPQILLMDEPFGALDSQTRMQMQKLLLRIWENRKKTVVFVTHDIDEAVLLGDRIYVMGARPGHIQQTLDVPIQRPRDLDMVMDQQFIGMKRQILGLLHDELEDAD, from the coding sequence ATGGGCGCAGTAGCTGCGGTGCGACACGACATTCAGGCATCTGTAACAGAGCCTAACGACCTGCCTGCGCGACTGCGTGTGAACAACGTCAGTCTGCGTTACGACACACCATCGGGCGGCGTTTTCACTGCGCTGGATAACGTCTCACTGGAAGTTCCTGACCAACAGTTCGCAGTGATAGTTGGCCCTTCCGGATGCGGTAAATCCAGTCTTCTTTATTTAACAGCCGGGCTTGCTGAGCCCAGCGATGGCGAGATATACGTGGGCGGGCAACGGGTTGACGGTCCCGGTGCAGACCGCGGCATGGTGTTCCAAAGCTACACGCTATTCCCGTGGTTGACCGTGCGCCAGAATATTGAGTTTGGGCTTAAGCGCAAACGCATGCCGGTTGCTGAGCGTAAAGAGGTGGTGGATTTCTATCTCAACGAGGTTGGCCTGACGTCTTTTGCGGATAACTACCCCAAACAGCTATCTGGCGGCATGATGCAGCGCGTAGCGATTGCTCGCGCATTAGCCAATGACCCGCAAATTCTGTTGATGGATGAGCCATTCGGCGCGCTCGACAGCCAGACCCGTATGCAAATGCAAAAGCTGTTGTTACGCATCTGGGAAAACCGCAAGAAGACCGTGGTGTTTGTCACCCATGACATTGATGAAGCCGTTCTGCTGGGTGATCGGATTTATGTAATGGGCGCACGGCCGGGTCATATTCAGCAAACGCTGGATGTGCCAATTCAGCGCCCACGTGACCTCGATATGGTTATGGATCAACAATTCATCGGCATGAAACGCCAGATCCTTGGTTTGCTGCACGACGAACTGGAAGACGCAGACTAA
- a CDS encoding ABC transporter permease — protein MATQKSTLQRCLTPKVELPATLTLTASIACWVLVLGLWALFSYGGVVPTMFLPTPGAVLDAAVRLGADGTLSKHVLASVEVVVIGFGISSLVAVPLGLLMGSFRIVQALLEPLVNFIRYLPVTSFVPLFILWIGIGLEQRVTVIIFGVFFQQLVMIADVSKGISKDLINASYTLGSSRRDVVMHVLGPASLPGILDTLRVTMGWAWTYLVVAELVAASSGLGYMSLKAMRGFQVDVIFLAIAIIGLLGLMTDQLFRLLRLKVASWAQ, from the coding sequence ATGGCTACTCAAAAATCTACCTTGCAGCGGTGCCTGACGCCCAAAGTTGAGCTTCCCGCAACACTTACCCTGACCGCCAGCATCGCCTGCTGGGTGTTGGTCTTAGGTTTATGGGCGCTTTTTTCTTATGGCGGCGTCGTTCCAACCATGTTTTTACCGACACCGGGTGCCGTACTGGACGCCGCGGTGCGCCTCGGCGCCGATGGCACATTAAGCAAGCACGTGCTGGCCAGTGTCGAAGTTGTGGTCATCGGTTTCGGTATTTCTTCATTGGTCGCCGTACCACTGGGATTGCTGATGGGCAGCTTTCGCATCGTTCAGGCACTGCTTGAACCGCTGGTTAATTTCATCCGCTATTTGCCGGTGACCTCTTTTGTACCGCTGTTTATTTTGTGGATTGGAATTGGTCTCGAACAGCGGGTCACGGTGATCATCTTTGGCGTGTTCTTTCAACAGTTGGTGATGATCGCCGACGTATCAAAAGGCATATCCAAGGATCTGATCAATGCCAGCTACACCCTTGGCTCCAGTCGCCGCGATGTGGTGATGCATGTGCTTGGGCCAGCCTCGCTGCCGGGAATACTCGACACCTTGCGCGTAACCATGGGTTGGGCGTGGACTTATCTTGTGGTTGCAGAGTTGGTCGCAGCCTCCAGCGGTTTGGGCTACATGAGCTTGAAAGCCATGCGTGGCTTTCAAGTAGACGTGATTTTCCTGGCCATCGCGATCATCGGCCTGCTTGGCTTGATGACCGATCAACTGTTCCGACTCTTACGCTTAAAGGTGGCCTCATGGGCGCAGTAG
- a CDS encoding ABC transporter substrate-binding protein, which yields MNKSLRNYFAPTLLCAALAAGTATAQAGTLSIGHTTWVGYGTLYLARDLGYFKEQGLTVELTTVEEAAMYMAAQASGQLSGSASTIDEILRYRSKEFCFKAVAALDESSGGDGILVGNDVNSLSDLKGKSIAVNEGSVSQFWLSYLLKQKGMSMADLDIKNMTADDAATAFIAGRIPAAVTWEPHLSLVRTKKIGKVLIDSSQTPGVIVDVVALSCDVIDKQPEDVKALVSGLYKAVEYTKEHPAEAYKIMAKGVGGYLSDPKELAEAAKGVRFYDQAMSEKLLGTAETQGDIANIINLANETWSKLQGKTYSASYSDLVDTRFVTP from the coding sequence ATGAACAAGTCCTTACGTAATTACTTCGCCCCAACTCTGCTCTGCGCTGCACTGGCAGCAGGCACTGCAACTGCTCAAGCCGGCACCTTGTCGATTGGGCACACCACCTGGGTCGGCTACGGCACGCTGTACTTGGCCCGTGACCTTGGCTATTTCAAGGAACAAGGCCTGACCGTTGAACTGACCACCGTTGAGGAAGCCGCCATGTATATGGCGGCGCAGGCTTCTGGTCAGTTGTCCGGCTCAGCCTCGACCATTGATGAAATACTCAGATATCGCTCCAAGGAGTTCTGCTTCAAGGCAGTTGCGGCTCTGGACGAAAGCTCAGGTGGTGATGGCATACTCGTCGGCAACGATGTGAATAGCTTGAGTGACTTGAAGGGCAAGTCAATTGCGGTGAACGAAGGTTCGGTTTCACAGTTCTGGCTGTCGTACCTGCTCAAGCAAAAAGGCATGAGCATGGCTGATCTGGATATCAAGAACATGACCGCAGACGACGCTGCAACCGCGTTTATTGCCGGGCGTATCCCCGCAGCCGTGACTTGGGAGCCGCATTTATCATTGGTTCGCACCAAGAAGATAGGCAAGGTTTTGATCGACAGTAGCCAAACACCTGGGGTGATTGTCGACGTGGTGGCACTGAGTTGCGATGTCATCGACAAACAACCTGAAGACGTGAAAGCGCTGGTCAGCGGCTTGTACAAAGCGGTTGAGTACACCAAAGAGCACCCGGCCGAAGCCTACAAGATCATGGCGAAGGGCGTTGGCGGCTACCTCTCCGACCCCAAGGAACTCGCAGAAGCCGCTAAAGGCGTGCGTTTCTACGACCAAGCCATGAGTGAAAAACTGCTCGGCACAGCTGAAACGCAAGGCGACATTGCCAACATCATCAACTTGGCCAATGAGACCTGGAGCAAACTGCAAGGCAAGACATACAGCGCCAGCTACAGCGACCTGGTCGATACCCGCTTCGTCACACCATAG
- a CDS encoding aspartate aminotransferase family protein translates to MTAPFTPKRTTEDYQALDAAHHIHAFLDQKALNAEGARVMVRGQGLNLWDNDDNRYLDGMSGLWCTNLGYGRNDLVAAATRQLEQLPYYNMFFHTTHPAVIELSELLFSLLPAHYSHAIYTNSGSEANEVLIRTVRRYWQILGKPQKKVMIGRWNGYHGSTLASTALGGMGFMHEMGGMLPDFAHIGEPYWYAEGGDLSPAEFGLKAAGELESKILELGAENVAAFVAEPFQGAGGMIFPPESYWPEIQRICRKYDVLLCADEVIGGFGRTGEWFAHQYFGFEPDTLSIAKGLTSGYIPMGGLVLSKRMAEVLVEQGGVFAHGLTYSGHPVAAAVAIANLKALRDEQIVSQVKNDTGPYLHKALREVFADHPLIGEIQGTGLVAALQFCQDKATRKRFANESDITWQCRTFGFEEGVIIRSTLGRMIMAPALVADHATLDELVEKTRRAVDRTAQQLGLL, encoded by the coding sequence ATGACTGCCCCCTTCACCCCAAAACGCACAACCGAGGATTATCAAGCACTGGATGCGGCTCACCACATTCATGCATTCCTCGACCAGAAGGCGCTCAACGCAGAAGGTGCTCGCGTGATGGTCCGAGGCCAGGGCCTCAATCTGTGGGATAACGACGACAACCGCTACCTCGACGGCATGTCTGGATTGTGGTGCACCAATCTTGGCTACGGTCGCAACGACTTGGTTGCAGCGGCGACCCGCCAACTTGAGCAGCTGCCTTACTACAATATGTTTTTCCACACCACGCACCCGGCGGTGATCGAGCTTTCCGAGCTGTTGTTCAGTCTGCTGCCCGCTCATTACAGCCACGCGATTTACACTAACTCTGGCTCTGAAGCTAACGAGGTGTTGATCCGTACCGTGCGCCGTTACTGGCAAATTCTTGGCAAGCCACAGAAAAAAGTCATGATCGGCCGCTGGAACGGCTACCACGGTTCGACCCTCGCCAGCACGGCATTGGGCGGCATGGGTTTTATGCATGAAATGGGCGGCATGCTGCCTGATTTCGCCCACATTGGTGAGCCTTACTGGTACGCCGAAGGCGGCGACCTGAGCCCAGCCGAGTTTGGCTTGAAAGCGGCGGGCGAACTGGAGAGCAAGATTCTCGAACTCGGCGCTGAAAACGTCGCTGCATTTGTTGCCGAGCCGTTCCAGGGCGCTGGCGGCATGATCTTCCCGCCTGAATCGTACTGGCCAGAAATCCAACGTATTTGCCGCAAGTACGACGTGCTGCTGTGCGCCGATGAAGTGATTGGCGGTTTCGGCCGCACCGGTGAGTGGTTCGCCCACCAATACTTCGGTTTCGAGCCAGACACGCTGAGCATCGCTAAAGGTCTGACCTCGGGTTATATCCCAATGGGTGGCTTGGTGCTAAGCAAGCGCATGGCTGAAGTATTGGTCGAGCAAGGCGGCGTCTTCGCCCACGGCTTGACCTATTCTGGCCACCCGGTTGCCGCAGCCGTAGCCATCGCCAATCTCAAGGCGCTTCGCGATGAACAGATTGTCAGCCAGGTCAAAAACGACACCGGCCCTTACTTGCATAAAGCTTTGCGTGAGGTGTTTGCGGATCACCCGCTGATTGGTGAAATTCAAGGCACGGGCTTGGTCGCGGCGCTGCAGTTTTGCCAAGACAAAGCCACGCGCAAACGCTTCGCCAACGAAAGCGATATCACCTGGCAATGCCGCACATTTGGCTTTGAGGAAGGGGTCATTATTCGCTCAACCTTAGGCCGCATGATCATGGCTCCAGCACTGGTTGCCGATCACGCAACGCTGGATGAACTGGTCGAGAAAACCCGCCGAGCAGTAGATCGGACTGCACAGCAACTGGGTTTGCTTTAA
- a CDS encoding aldehyde dehydrogenase — MFEFSDWQQRAQQQRFITTALIAGQPVTPACGTTFAAINPATQQVLAEVSACGEAEIDLAVSAAREAFENGSWARMAPVERKAVLQKLAALILENRQELALLDSLNMGKPVMDAWNIDVPGAANVFAWYAESIDKLYDQVAPTAANTLATITREPLGVIGAVVPWNFPLDMAAWKLAPALASGNSVVLKPAEQSPFSALRLAELALEAGLPAGVLNVVPGLGETAGKALGLHPDVDSLVFTGSTEVGKYFMQYAAQSNLKQVWLECGGKSANLIFADCQNLELAAEKAAFGIFFNQGEVCSANSRLLVERSIHDQFVELLIDKARAWLPGDPLNPASTAGAIVDSRQTQRILDYIEQARNEGAQVVCGAKQREFNGSTNFIEPTILCNVSSTMQIAREEVFGPVLAVIAFDTEEQAIQLANDSVYGLAASVWSDDLNRAHRVAKKLKAGTISVNTVDALDVTVPFGGSKQSGFGRDLSLHAFDKFTQLKTTWFQLR, encoded by the coding sequence GTGTTTGAATTCAGTGACTGGCAACAACGTGCGCAGCAGCAACGCTTTATCACCACCGCGCTGATTGCAGGCCAACCGGTAACCCCTGCTTGCGGCACAACCTTCGCGGCCATCAACCCAGCCACCCAACAAGTGCTTGCCGAGGTAAGTGCATGCGGCGAGGCAGAGATTGATCTGGCCGTTAGCGCTGCGCGTGAAGCATTCGAGAATGGTTCTTGGGCGCGCATGGCCCCAGTGGAGCGTAAAGCCGTGCTGCAAAAGCTGGCCGCATTGATCCTCGAAAATCGTCAAGAACTGGCGTTGCTTGATTCCCTGAATATGGGCAAACCGGTGATGGATGCCTGGAATATCGATGTGCCAGGCGCGGCTAACGTGTTCGCCTGGTATGCCGAGAGCATCGACAAACTGTATGACCAGGTCGCTCCGACAGCGGCCAACACGCTGGCGACTATCACGCGCGAACCGCTCGGGGTAATTGGCGCCGTCGTGCCGTGGAACTTTCCGCTGGATATGGCCGCATGGAAACTTGCACCCGCATTGGCGTCCGGTAACAGCGTGGTGCTCAAGCCCGCTGAACAATCGCCCTTCTCGGCCCTACGCTTAGCAGAACTTGCGCTTGAGGCGGGCCTTCCCGCTGGCGTACTCAACGTAGTGCCGGGCCTGGGTGAAACCGCAGGCAAAGCGCTGGGGTTACACCCAGATGTCGACAGTCTGGTATTCACCGGCTCTACCGAGGTGGGCAAATACTTTATGCAATACGCTGCACAATCCAACCTCAAGCAGGTATGGCTGGAGTGCGGCGGCAAGAGCGCCAACCTGATATTTGCTGATTGCCAGAACCTTGAACTGGCCGCTGAGAAAGCTGCCTTCGGCATCTTCTTCAATCAGGGCGAAGTCTGCTCAGCCAATTCACGACTATTGGTTGAGCGTTCGATTCATGATCAGTTTGTTGAACTGCTTATCGATAAAGCCCGCGCCTGGTTGCCGGGTGATCCGCTCAACCCTGCGAGCACTGCCGGCGCCATTGTTGATTCCCGCCAGACGCAACGCATTCTCGACTACATCGAGCAAGCGCGTAATGAGGGAGCGCAAGTCGTCTGTGGCGCCAAGCAACGTGAGTTCAACGGCTCAACAAACTTCATCGAACCGACCATTTTGTGCAACGTCAGCAGCACTATGCAGATCGCCCGCGAGGAAGTGTTTGGCCCGGTGTTGGCGGTGATCGCATTCGACACTGAAGAACAAGCCATCCAGCTTGCCAACGACAGTGTTTATGGCCTCGCTGCATCGGTGTGGAGTGATGATCTGAACCGCGCTCACCGCGTAGCGAAAAAACTCAAGGCCGGCACCATTTCAGTCAATACCGTGGACGCGCTGGATGTCACCGTGCCCTTCGGTGGCAGCAAGCAATCAGGTTTCGGCCGCGACTTGTCGCTACATGCATTCGATAAATTCACCCAACTAAAAACAACTTGGTTTCAGCTGCGCTAA
- a CDS encoding LysR family transcriptional regulator, with translation MAAYTLRQLKYFVTTVECGSVAEASRKLYIAQPSISTAIKGLEESFGVQLFIRHHAQGVSLTPSGARFYRKAQELLRMSHEFEQNALADNDVVCGQIDIGCFETVAPLYLPGLIAGFRTLYPGVDIRIFDGEQQELVQGLTGGRFDLAILYEHDLDATIEVEPLMPPQPPYALLPENHRFAQQAQVSLRDLVLEPMILLDVQPSRTYFVSLFEELGLTPNIGFSSPSIEMVRGMVGQGFGFSVLVTRPRSECTYDGQKVVMVDISETVTGSGLVAAWLKRAQLTKPAQLFVDYCKEHLAPPSEANGG, from the coding sequence GTGGCGGCTTATACCCTGCGTCAATTGAAGTATTTTGTAACCACCGTCGAATGCGGCAGCGTGGCCGAAGCATCGCGCAAGCTTTACATCGCCCAACCGTCGATATCGACCGCGATCAAGGGCTTGGAAGAAAGCTTTGGTGTACAGCTATTCATTCGTCATCACGCTCAAGGCGTATCGCTGACACCGAGCGGCGCCCGCTTTTACCGCAAGGCGCAAGAGCTGCTGCGCATGTCCCACGAGTTTGAGCAGAACGCGCTGGCAGACAACGACGTGGTCTGTGGACAGATCGATATCGGTTGTTTCGAAACCGTTGCGCCCTTGTATTTGCCAGGATTGATTGCAGGCTTTCGCACGCTGTATCCGGGTGTGGATATCCGCATCTTTGATGGTGAACAGCAAGAGTTGGTGCAGGGTTTAACCGGTGGCCGGTTTGATTTGGCGATTCTGTATGAGCACGACCTCGATGCCACCATTGAGGTTGAACCGCTGATGCCGCCGCAGCCGCCTTATGCGCTGCTCCCGGAAAATCATCGCTTTGCGCAGCAGGCACAGGTTTCACTGCGCGATTTGGTGCTGGAGCCGATGATCTTGCTCGATGTACAGCCGAGCCGTACCTATTTTGTCAGCCTGTTTGAAGAGCTCGGTCTGACCCCGAACATTGGTTTCAGCTCACCCTCAATCGAGATGGTACGTGGCATGGTTGGCCAAGGTTTTGGCTTCTCGGTGCTGGTCACCCGGCCACGCTCGGAATGCACCTACGACGGTCAAAAAGTGGTGATGGTCGATATCAGTGAAACGGTCACCGGTTCCGGTTTGGTCGCCGCTTGGCTTAAACGTGCACAGCTAACCAAACCGGCGCAGTTGTTTGTTGACTACTGCAAAGAACATCTAGCTCCGCCGAGTGAGGCCAATGGCGGATAA
- the argE gene encoding acetylornithine deacetylase, producing MQNSRQLLSKLIEFNTVSRESNLALIEFISAYLKGFDIPCQLFFNAEGSKANLFATIGPDIAGGVVLSGHTDVVPVDGQAWTLPPFSMTERDGCLFGRGSADMKGFIACVLAAVPQFLAAPLKQPVHFAFSYDEEVGCLGVRSLLADLQQRPHKPSMCIIGEPTLMKPVLGHKGKLAMRCNIQGAACHSAYAPQGVNAIEYAAQLIGKLGEIGQHLRAPERHDSRFEPPFSTVQTGVISGGRALNIVPAECQFDFEVRALPSDNPQIVADQLEQFAHSELLPKMHAINKQTAIEFSQLSAYPGLATDAESPAAQLIALLSQSDDFSTVAFGTEGGLFDKAGIASVVCGPGSIEQAHKPDEFISIEQLNQCDAMLSRLAQWFNKTVR from the coding sequence ATGCAAAACAGCCGTCAATTACTGAGCAAACTGATTGAGTTCAATACCGTAAGCCGCGAGTCAAATCTGGCGCTGATCGAATTTATCAGCGCCTACCTCAAAGGCTTCGATATCCCGTGTCAGTTGTTCTTCAACGCCGAGGGCAGCAAAGCGAATCTGTTCGCCACGATTGGCCCGGATATCGCTGGCGGTGTGGTGCTTTCAGGGCATACCGACGTGGTGCCGGTCGATGGTCAGGCATGGACCCTGCCGCCCTTCTCCATGACCGAGCGTGACGGCTGTTTATTTGGCCGCGGCAGCGCCGACATGAAGGGTTTTATCGCCTGCGTACTGGCCGCAGTGCCGCAGTTTCTTGCCGCGCCACTCAAACAACCCGTGCATTTTGCTTTCTCATACGACGAAGAAGTGGGTTGCCTTGGCGTGCGCTCATTACTCGCAGACTTGCAGCAACGACCGCATAAACCGAGCATGTGTATCATCGGCGAACCCACTTTGATGAAGCCGGTGCTGGGGCACAAAGGCAAGTTGGCCATGCGTTGCAATATTCAGGGCGCGGCTTGTCACTCGGCTTACGCCCCGCAAGGCGTTAATGCCATCGAATATGCAGCACAGCTGATTGGCAAACTCGGTGAAATCGGCCAGCACCTGCGTGCCCCCGAACGGCACGACAGCCGTTTTGAGCCACCCTTTTCAACCGTGCAAACCGGCGTTATCAGTGGCGGGCGGGCGCTGAACATTGTCCCCGCTGAATGCCAGTTTGATTTCGAAGTTCGCGCGTTGCCATCGGATAATCCACAAATAGTCGCCGACCAACTGGAGCAATTCGCCCACAGCGAATTACTGCCAAAGATGCACGCGATCAACAAACAGACCGCTATTGAATTCAGCCAACTCTCCGCGTATCCGGGCTTGGCAACCGATGCCGAAAGCCCAGCTGCTCAGTTAATTGCACTGCTCAGCCAATCCGATGATTTCAGCACCGTTGCATTTGGCACCGAAGGCGGTTTATTTGATAAAGCCGGGATTGCCAGCGTTGTCTGCGGTCCGGGCAGCATTGAACAAGCGCACAAGCCAGACGAGTTCATCAGCATTGAACAACTCAATCAGTGCGACGCCATGCTCAGTCGTTTGGCGCAATGGTTTAACAAAACCGTAAGGTAG
- a CDS encoding DUF1028 domain-containing protein: MTFSIVGRCPETGQLGIAISSSSIAVGARCPWLKGSVGAVSTQNITLPALGPEILDLLEAGEPAASALDKALSRHGYSQYRQVTVIDMHGETAHFTGSQALGINHALAGESCVAAGNLLSNKAVIVAMVRAFEDSAGEALADRLLNALNAAMSAGGEAGPVHSAALSVVSDLLWPIIDLRVDWSEHDPIAHLNKLWQAYRPQMQDYVTRALDPTKAPTYGVPGDE, encoded by the coding sequence ATGACCTTTTCAATTGTCGGCCGCTGTCCAGAAACCGGCCAACTGGGTATCGCCATTAGCTCATCAAGCATCGCTGTTGGCGCACGTTGCCCGTGGCTGAAAGGCTCGGTTGGCGCGGTTTCAACCCAGAACATCACCTTACCTGCACTTGGCCCGGAGATTCTCGACTTGCTAGAAGCAGGTGAGCCTGCCGCCAGCGCACTGGACAAGGCACTTTCGCGCCACGGCTACAGCCAGTACCGCCAAGTCACCGTGATCGACATGCATGGTGAAACCGCGCACTTCACTGGCAGCCAGGCGCTGGGGATTAACCATGCTCTCGCAGGTGAGAGTTGCGTTGCGGCAGGCAATCTTTTGAGTAACAAGGCGGTGATCGTGGCCATGGTCCGTGCCTTCGAAGACAGCGCGGGCGAAGCCCTTGCCGATCGCTTGCTGAATGCGCTGAACGCGGCAATGAGTGCCGGTGGCGAAGCAGGCCCCGTGCATTCTGCTGCGCTGTCGGTCGTCAGCGATCTGTTATGGCCTATTATTGATCTGCGCGTCGACTGGTCAGAGCACGATCCAATTGCACACTTGAATAAGCTTTGGCAAGCCTATCGCCCACAGATGCAGGACTATGTGACCCGCGCACTCGACCCGACCAAAGCCCCGACTTACGGCGTGCCTGGCGACGAATAG